A stretch of Leisingera sp. S132 DNA encodes these proteins:
- a CDS encoding PAS-domain containing protein — MQDFASIEWFVLAALCAATAAAAVWWLSPTPRRNGMEHDLLAADGRTDAVFLFDDSSLIGWSSGAGKFIGDQAENFDWSMLRDQLARSYPGLPQSPGFLKDVGPLVLSGTAAAESREAHCEWIDGVTRVQLRRSTLEEQNKSLDQELTTLRAAVHQAPYPVWLQSEEGNVTWSNLAYDNLNQKIRGRSSDFADPLFTDLHDPMTSGKPERIHIPLPDSGKKLWYNVSTTETEAGWLCHAVDVNAVVDAEVAQRNFVQTLAKTFAQLSIGLAIFDRNRQLVLFNPVLIDLTALPANFLSSRPNLLTFFDRLRDQRMMPEPKSYSSWRHQMADLLEAAAEGRYQETWSLPSGSVYKVSGRPHPDGAIAFLFEDITAEVTLTRQFRSELEMGQSILDQMDEAIAVFANDGSLSFSNSAYDNLWQMDPDSSFAKVSIMDASRIWQDTCAPTPVWGEIRDFVAGCEGREAWWSHVQLRSGTKMVCKVTAIQNGATMVSFRKPEAAALPAGQERFASNPQD, encoded by the coding sequence ATGCAGGATTTCGCTTCGATCGAATGGTTTGTACTGGCCGCGCTGTGTGCCGCCACGGCTGCAGCCGCAGTCTGGTGGTTGTCGCCCACGCCGCGGCGCAATGGCATGGAGCATGATCTGCTTGCCGCTGACGGCCGAACCGACGCCGTCTTTCTGTTTGACGACAGCAGCCTGATCGGCTGGTCCTCCGGCGCCGGCAAGTTTATCGGCGACCAGGCAGAGAATTTTGACTGGAGCATGCTGCGCGACCAGCTGGCCCGCAGCTACCCCGGCCTGCCGCAATCGCCCGGTTTTCTCAAGGATGTGGGACCGCTTGTGCTGTCAGGCACTGCCGCGGCTGAAAGCCGCGAGGCGCATTGCGAGTGGATTGACGGTGTCACCCGCGTGCAGCTGCGCCGCAGCACATTGGAAGAACAGAACAAGTCCTTGGATCAGGAGCTGACCACCTTGCGCGCAGCCGTGCATCAGGCCCCCTACCCGGTCTGGCTGCAGTCGGAGGAAGGAAACGTCACTTGGTCCAATCTTGCTTACGACAATCTTAACCAGAAGATTCGCGGCCGCAGTTCTGATTTTGCAGATCCCTTGTTCACGGACCTCCACGATCCGATGACAAGCGGCAAGCCTGAGCGGATTCACATTCCGCTGCCGGACAGCGGCAAGAAGCTTTGGTACAATGTTTCGACCACTGAGACCGAGGCCGGCTGGCTCTGCCATGCGGTCGACGTGAACGCCGTGGTCGACGCCGAGGTTGCCCAGCGCAATTTTGTGCAGACCCTGGCCAAGACCTTTGCGCAGCTGTCGATCGGCCTGGCGATCTTTGACCGCAACCGCCAGCTGGTGCTGTTCAATCCGGTGCTGATCGACCTGACCGCATTGCCGGCCAATTTCCTCAGCTCGCGGCCCAACCTGCTCACTTTCTTCGACCGGTTGCGCGACCAAAGGATGATGCCGGAGCCCAAAAGCTATTCCAGCTGGCGCCACCAGATGGCCGACCTGCTGGAAGCCGCTGCCGAGGGCCGGTACCAGGAAACCTGGTCGCTGCCGTCAGGCTCTGTCTACAAGGTCTCCGGCCGGCCGCATCCGGACGGCGCCATCGCCTTCCTGTTCGAGGATATTACTGCCGAAGTCACGCTGACCCGCCAGTTCCGCTCTGAGCTGGAAATGGGGCAGTCGATCCTGGACCAGATGGACGAAGCCATCGCGGTGTTCGCCAATGACGGCAGCCTGAGCTTCTCGAACAGCGCGTATGACAACCTGTGGCAGATGGATCCGGACTCCAGCTTTGCCAAAGTATCGATCATGGACGCCAGCCGGATATGGCAGGATACCTGCGCGCCGACGCCGGTCTGGGGCGAAATCCGGGACTTCGTTGCGGGCTGCGAAGGGCGCGAGGCCTGGTGGTCCCATGTTCAGCTGCGCAGTGGCACCAAGATGGTCTGCAAGGTAACGGCAATCCAGAACGGCGCCACTATGGTCAGCTTCCGAAAGCCCGAAGCAGCTGCCCTTCCGGCGGGCCAGGAACGCTTTGCCTCCAACCCGCAAGACTGA
- the regB gene encoding sensor histidine kinase RegB: MNDRLFMLASSHDHSHWVRLRTLILLRWVAIAGQITAIAVAQHRFNLQLELGLCYLAIGISAAGNLIAIFAFPENKRLSEFENFLMVLFDLLQLAFLVYLTGGLNNPFALLVLGPVTISAAVMGLRSTLIIGATAIILVTLMAEFHLPLRTEQGFILRIPDVFIFGNWIAIVIAILFIGAYSFRVSNEMRLMSDALSATQLALSREQKLTDLGGVVAAAAHELGTPLATIKLTSAELIEELDDRPDLREDAALIREQADRCRDILRSMGRAGKDDLHLRQAPLSTLVTEAAEPHMHRGKAVLYHEEPLEGGSFQQPTVLRKPEIIHGLRNLVQNAVDFSKSTVWINAAWNDERIVLLISDDGQGFPPHLLGRIGDPFVRRRRGESELKQRPEYEGMGLGLFIAKTLLQRTGARLKFANDWDQIQSASHTPEGRGAIVEVVWPREKIDAIEAGGPVTGKNLPLEI, translated from the coding sequence ATGAACGATCGACTTTTCATGCTGGCAAGCAGCCACGATCACAGTCATTGGGTCCGGCTGCGGACACTTATCCTGCTGCGCTGGGTGGCCATTGCCGGCCAGATCACGGCTATTGCGGTGGCACAGCACCGGTTCAACCTGCAGCTGGAACTGGGGTTATGTTACCTGGCGATCGGCATCTCCGCGGCCGGCAACCTGATTGCCATCTTTGCTTTTCCGGAAAACAAGCGCCTCAGCGAGTTCGAAAATTTCCTGATGGTGCTGTTCGACCTGCTCCAGCTTGCCTTTCTGGTTTACCTGACCGGCGGGCTGAACAACCCCTTTGCCTTGCTTGTGCTTGGACCCGTGACGATTTCCGCGGCGGTGATGGGGCTGCGCTCCACCCTGATTATCGGGGCAACCGCCATCATTCTGGTCACCCTGATGGCTGAATTCCACCTGCCTCTGCGGACGGAGCAGGGGTTCATCCTGCGGATCCCGGATGTGTTCATTTTTGGCAACTGGATTGCCATCGTCATCGCGATTCTTTTCATCGGCGCCTACTCCTTCCGGGTCAGCAACGAGATGCGGCTGATGTCGGACGCGCTGAGCGCCACCCAGCTGGCCTTGTCACGCGAACAGAAACTGACTGACCTCGGCGGCGTTGTTGCCGCAGCGGCGCATGAACTGGGTACCCCGCTGGCCACAATCAAGCTGACCAGCGCCGAGCTGATCGAGGAGCTGGACGACCGGCCGGACCTGCGTGAGGACGCTGCCCTGATCCGCGAACAGGCGGACCGCTGCCGGGATATCCTGCGCAGCATGGGGCGGGCGGGCAAGGACGACCTGCACCTGCGCCAGGCACCGCTGTCAACTTTGGTGACCGAGGCTGCAGAGCCGCACATGCATCGCGGCAAGGCGGTGCTTTACCACGAGGAACCGCTGGAAGGCGGGAGCTTTCAGCAGCCCACGGTCCTGCGCAAGCCAGAGATCATTCACGGGCTGCGCAATCTGGTCCAGAACGCGGTCGACTTCTCCAAGTCCACCGTTTGGATCAATGCGGCCTGGAACGACGAACGTATCGTTCTTCTGATCAGCGATGACGGCCAAGGCTTCCCGCCGCATCTGCTCGGCCGCATCGGCGACCCGTTCGTGCGCCGCCGCCGGGGGGAAAGCGAACTGAAGCAGCGCCCGGAGTATGAGGGCATGGGTTTGGGGCTGTTTATTGCCAAGACACTGCTTCAGCGCACCGGGGCACGGCTGAAGTTCGCCAATGACTGGGACCAGATCCAAAGTGCGTCGCATACGCCCGAAGGGCGCGGTGCCATCGTTGAAGTGGTCTGGCCGCGCGAGAAAATCGACGCCATAGAAGCAGGAGGCCCTGTTACCGGAAAAAATTTGCCTTTAGAAATTTAA
- a CDS encoding SCO family protein gives MTRVFALLAAAFVAALVGGVWFLTRGGGGGDKFAQCRSSQIAGGSETIGGPFELINAKGETVTDKDVITEPSIVYFGYTFCPDVCPMDAARNADAIDVLAKRGISATPVFISIDPDRDTPEAVGDFAANLHEKMIGLTGSLEQVKAASKAYKTYFKKNEGDEDYYLVDHTTMSYLVLPEEGFVEFFRRDETAEQMADKTACFVGKI, from the coding sequence ATGACCCGCGTCTTTGCTCTCCTCGCTGCTGCTTTTGTCGCTGCCCTTGTGGGCGGTGTCTGGTTTCTGACACGTGGGGGCGGCGGGGGTGACAAATTCGCGCAGTGCCGCAGCAGTCAGATTGCAGGCGGCAGTGAAACCATCGGCGGGCCGTTCGAACTGATCAATGCCAAGGGCGAAACCGTCACCGACAAAGATGTGATCACCGAGCCGTCCATCGTCTATTTCGGCTACACCTTCTGTCCCGATGTCTGCCCGATGGACGCCGCCCGCAATGCAGACGCCATCGACGTTCTGGCGAAGCGCGGCATTAGTGCGACACCAGTGTTCATTTCCATCGACCCGGACCGCGATACCCCTGAAGCCGTTGGTGATTTCGCTGCCAACCTGCACGAGAAGATGATCGGGTTGACAGGTTCGCTGGAGCAGGTGAAGGCGGCCAGCAAGGCCTACAAGACCTACTTCAAGAAGAACGAAGGGGATGAGGATTATTACCTCGTCGACCACACAACCATGTCCTACCTGGTCCTGCCCGAGGAAGGTTTTGTTGAGTTCTTCCGACGCGATGAAACGGCGGAGCAGATGGCCGACAAGACAGCCTGCTTTGTCGGGAAAATCTGA
- a CDS encoding ActR/PrrA/RegA family redox response regulator transcription factor: MAETALQDIGPDKTLLLVDDDEPFLRRLAKAMEKRGFEVETAGSVAAGSAIATARPPAYAVVDLRLEDGNGLDVVEVLREKRPDSRVVVLTGYGAIATAVAAVKIGATDYLSKPADATDIMNALLSTGDELPPPPENPMSADRVRWEHIQRIYELCDRNVSETARRLNMHRRTLQRILAKRSPR; the protein is encoded by the coding sequence ATGGCCGAAACTGCTCTGCAGGACATTGGACCTGACAAGACACTGCTGCTCGTGGATGATGACGAGCCGTTCCTGCGGCGCTTGGCCAAGGCAATGGAGAAACGCGGCTTCGAGGTAGAGACCGCGGGATCTGTTGCCGCAGGCAGCGCCATCGCTACCGCCCGCCCGCCGGCCTATGCCGTGGTTGATCTGCGGCTGGAGGACGGCAATGGCCTGGATGTGGTTGAGGTACTGCGCGAGAAACGCCCCGACAGCCGGGTTGTGGTTCTGACCGGCTATGGCGCCATCGCCACCGCAGTGGCAGCGGTCAAGATCGGCGCGACCGATTACCTGTCCAAGCCGGCCGATGCCACAGACATCATGAACGCGCTGCTGTCCACCGGAGATGAGCTGCCGCCGCCGCCGGAAAACCCGATGAGCGCCGACCGGGTGCGCTGGGAACACATCCAGCGGATCTATGAGCTCTGCGACCGCAATGTCTCGGAAACCGCCCGCCGGCTGAATATGCACCGCCGCACCCTGCAGCGGATCCTGGCCAAGCGCAGCCCGCGCTGA
- a CDS encoding HD family hydrolase, protein MPAKPARAWQRMLSGRRLDLLDPTPVDIEIEDIAHGLAFVARWNGQTMGDFAYSVAEHSLLVEDIFTRLQPKAPVKWRLAALLHDAPEYVIGDMISPVKAAVGPDYGELDQRLTAAIHLRFGLPAALPKAVKALIKRADKVSAWMEAVQIAGFSEAEASKFFGRPNADIAEGLHIRLRPPVEVRQDFIARHLALLQQM, encoded by the coding sequence ATGCCCGCCAAACCCGCCCGCGCCTGGCAGCGTATGCTGTCCGGCCGCCGTCTGGACCTGCTGGATCCGACACCCGTGGATATCGAGATCGAGGATATCGCCCACGGGCTGGCCTTTGTGGCGCGCTGGAACGGCCAGACGATGGGGGACTTTGCCTACTCAGTCGCAGAGCATTCATTGCTGGTCGAGGACATCTTTACCCGTTTGCAGCCCAAGGCGCCGGTCAAATGGCGGCTGGCGGCGCTGTTGCACGATGCGCCGGAATATGTGATCGGCGACATGATCTCTCCGGTGAAAGCGGCCGTAGGGCCGGACTACGGGGAGCTTGATCAGCGGCTGACGGCAGCCATTCACTTGCGGTTCGGGCTGCCGGCGGCGCTGCCCAAGGCGGTCAAGGCGCTGATCAAGCGGGCGGACAAGGTCAGCGCCTGGATGGAAGCGGTGCAGATCGCGGGGTTTTCTGAAGCCGAAGCCAGCAAGTTCTTTGGCCGCCCGAATGCGGACATTGCCGAGGGCCTGCACATCCGGCTGCGTCCGCCGGTCGAGGTGCGGCAGGATTTCATTGCCCGGCACCTAGCACTATTGCAGCAGATGTGA
- the ahcY gene encoding adenosylhomocysteinase encodes MAGDYIVKDIALAGFGRKELDIAETEMPGLMALREEYGASKPLKGARIVGSLHMTIQTAVLIETLVALGADVRWASCNIFSTQDHAAAAIAEAGIPVFAIKGQTLEEHWDYLDKSFMFPEGANLILDDGGDATLYVLLGARAEAGEDIIPVPQSEEEAVIKAQIQKRMEASPGWFTKTRNAILGVSEETTTGVHRLYELQKNGQLPFPAINVNDSVTKSKFDNKYGCKESLVDGIRRATDTMMAGKVAVVCGYGDVGKGSAASLRGAGARVKVTEADPICALQAAMDGFEVVLLEEEVGSADIFITTTGNKDVIRIEHMREMKDMAIVGNIGHFDNEIQVAALKNHKWTNIKDQVDMIEMPSGNRIILLSEGRLLNLGNATGHPSFVMSASFTNQVLAQIELWTRGDNYENDVYILPKHLDEKVARLHLGRIGVKLTQLSSEQAAYIGVKPEGPFKPEHYRY; translated from the coding sequence ATGGCCGGGGATTATATCGTCAAAGACATCGCGCTGGCAGGCTTTGGCCGCAAAGAGCTGGACATCGCTGAAACCGAAATGCCGGGCCTGATGGCGCTGCGCGAAGAATACGGCGCAAGCAAGCCGCTGAAGGGCGCCCGCATCGTCGGCTCGCTGCATATGACCATTCAGACCGCTGTGCTGATCGAAACGCTGGTGGCGCTGGGCGCGGATGTGCGCTGGGCCTCCTGCAACATCTTCTCGACCCAGGATCATGCCGCCGCGGCGATTGCCGAAGCCGGCATTCCTGTCTTCGCGATCAAGGGCCAGACCCTTGAAGAGCATTGGGACTATCTCGACAAATCCTTCATGTTCCCCGAAGGTGCCAACTTGATCCTGGACGATGGCGGCGACGCCACCCTCTATGTGCTGCTGGGCGCCCGCGCCGAAGCAGGCGAAGACATCATCCCGGTGCCGCAGTCCGAAGAGGAAGCGGTCATCAAGGCGCAGATCCAGAAACGCATGGAGGCCTCCCCGGGCTGGTTCACCAAGACCCGCAACGCGATCCTGGGCGTGTCCGAGGAAACCACCACCGGCGTCCACCGACTGTACGAGCTGCAGAAGAACGGCCAGCTGCCGTTCCCGGCGATCAACGTGAACGACTCGGTCACCAAGTCGAAGTTCGACAACAAATACGGCTGCAAGGAATCGCTGGTCGACGGCATCCGCCGCGCTACCGACACCATGATGGCTGGCAAGGTTGCCGTGGTTTGCGGTTACGGCGATGTGGGCAAAGGCTCCGCAGCCTCCCTGCGCGGCGCCGGCGCCCGGGTGAAAGTCACTGAAGCCGACCCGATCTGCGCCCTGCAGGCAGCCATGGATGGATTTGAAGTGGTGCTGCTGGAAGAGGAAGTCGGTTCCGCCGACATCTTCATCACCACCACCGGCAACAAGGACGTGATCCGCATCGAGCACATGCGCGAGATGAAGGACATGGCGATTGTCGGTAACATCGGCCACTTCGACAATGAAATTCAGGTCGCCGCGCTGAAGAACCACAAGTGGACCAACATTAAGGACCAGGTGGATATGATCGAGATGCCCTCGGGCAACCGCATCATCCTGCTGTCCGAAGGCCGCCTGCTGAACCTCGGCAACGCCACCGGCCACCCGTCGTTCGTGATGTCGGCCTCCTTCACCAACCAGGTGCTGGCCCAGATCGAGCTGTGGACCCGCGGCGACAACTACGAAAACGACGTCTACATCCTGCCCAAGCACCTGGACGAGAAAGTCGCCCGCCTGCATCTGGGCCGCATCGGCGTCAAGCTGACCCAGCTGAGCTCTGAGCAGGCCGCCTATATCGGCGTCAAGCCGGAAGGCCCGTTCAAGCCGGAGCACTACCGCTACTAA
- a CDS encoding DUF4242 domain-containing protein codes for MQKFLIERDIPKVGSMSGEELSGAARTSNDALAKLAPRVQWQHSYVAGDKTFCIYLADSEDAIHEHSKLSGFPASKITRIETVIDPTTGN; via the coding sequence ATGCAAAAGTTTCTCATCGAACGGGACATCCCAAAGGTCGGCAGCATGAGCGGTGAAGAACTAAGCGGCGCGGCGCGCACCTCCAATGATGCACTGGCCAAACTGGCCCCCCGGGTCCAATGGCAGCACTCCTATGTTGCCGGCGATAAAACTTTCTGCATTTATCTGGCCGACTCCGAAGACGCGATACACGAGCATTCGAAACTGAGCGGCTTTCCGGCCAGCAAAATCACCAGAATCGAAACTGTCATCGACCCCACTACCGGCAATTAG
- a CDS encoding DUF1761 domain-containing protein translates to MGYISVIAAAAAAFALGAAYYGALAKPWIEASGVECDETGKPKGGQSPMIFAMAFVLQLIVAGMMRHVFSLSGIETIGAGLVGGAGIGLFFISPWIALNNMYGMRPVKLTLIDGGYATLACAAAGLVLVLF, encoded by the coding sequence ATGGGATATATCAGCGTGATTGCCGCGGCTGCGGCTGCCTTTGCCTTGGGAGCCGCGTATTACGGTGCCCTGGCGAAACCCTGGATTGAGGCTTCGGGAGTCGAGTGCGACGAGACCGGAAAGCCGAAGGGCGGGCAAAGCCCGATGATCTTTGCCATGGCTTTTGTCCTGCAATTGATCGTCGCCGGCATGATGCGCCATGTGTTCAGCCTGTCAGGCATCGAAACCATAGGGGCGGGTCTGGTTGGCGGCGCCGGTATCGGCTTGTTTTTCATCAGCCCCTGGATTGCGCTCAACAACATGTACGGAATGCGGCCGGTGAAACTGACGCTGATCGATGGCGGATATGCGACGCTGGCCTGCGCGGCCGCCGGGCTTGTGCTGGTGCTGTTCTAA
- a CDS encoding EVE domain-containing protein, which produces MRYWLFKSEPSTWSWDNQVAKSDEGEEWDGVRNYQARNFMREMKIGDRGFFYHSQKEKSVVGIVEVCAEAHPDSTTEDGRWECVDIKAVRSFAKPVSLDQIKADPRLEDMVLVKNSRLSVQPVSEAEWAAICALGETDPG; this is translated from the coding sequence ATGCGGTATTGGCTGTTCAAATCCGAACCCTCCACCTGGAGCTGGGATAACCAGGTCGCCAAGAGCGATGAAGGCGAGGAATGGGATGGCGTTCGGAACTACCAGGCGCGTAACTTCATGCGCGAAATGAAAATCGGCGACCGAGGCTTTTTCTATCATTCGCAGAAAGAGAAATCCGTGGTCGGCATTGTCGAGGTCTGCGCCGAGGCGCATCCCGACAGCACCACCGAGGACGGCCGCTGGGAGTGCGTGGACATCAAGGCGGTGCGATCCTTTGCAAAACCGGTCAGCCTGGACCAGATCAAGGCCGACCCGCGGCTGGAAGACATGGTGCTGGTGAAAAACTCCCGCCTGTCTGTGCAGCCGGTGAGCGAAGCCGAATGGGCCGCCATCTGCGCTCTGGGGGAGACAGATCCCGGCTGA
- a CDS encoding YciI family protein, protein MLIALIARDKPGHLQTRLDNRDAHLAYINDTGAVAQAGPLLDQEGNMAGSLVILDVEDMAAGEVWAANDPYNKAGLFEAVELITWKKVIG, encoded by the coding sequence ATGCTCATCGCATTGATCGCCCGCGACAAACCCGGCCATCTGCAAACCCGGCTGGACAACCGAGACGCCCATCTGGCCTATATCAACGACACTGGCGCGGTAGCGCAGGCAGGACCGCTCTTGGATCAGGAAGGCAATATGGCTGGTTCCCTGGTAATCCTGGATGTAGAGGACATGGCAGCCGGCGAGGTATGGGCAGCGAACGACCCTTACAACAAAGCAGGCCTGTTCGAAGCAGTAGAATTGATCACCTGGAAAAAAGTTATCGGCTGA
- a CDS encoding NAD(P)H-dependent glycerol-3-phosphate dehydrogenase, which translates to MSISVLGSGAFGTALAISLAGNGPVTLWARNAVKAQAMQDSRRNGTRLPGVALPESLSVTADIATASQSGVLLLAVPMQTLRIVLEEYGAQLAGKTLVACCKGIELETGLGPVAVIREVLPDAQAALLTGPSFAADIARGLPTALTLACGDVELCKSLQEQLTTANLRLYRTTDTIGAEIGGALKNVMAIACGAVIGAGLGDSARAALMTRGYAEMQRMALASGAKAETLAGLSGFGDLALTCTSDLSRNYRLGLSIGRGEEFDPSITVEGAATARAVAEQAQRMVLDMPVTLTVTNLVDQRLTISEAAAHLLKRPLKEE; encoded by the coding sequence ATGAGCATTTCTGTATTGGGCTCGGGCGCCTTTGGCACCGCCCTGGCAATCTCGCTGGCCGGCAACGGCCCCGTGACCCTTTGGGCGCGCAACGCGGTGAAGGCCCAGGCGATGCAGGACAGCCGCCGCAACGGGACCCGCCTGCCTGGTGTGGCACTGCCGGAAAGCCTCTCCGTCACGGCGGATATTGCCACGGCGAGCCAGTCCGGCGTCCTGCTCCTGGCGGTGCCGATGCAGACGCTGCGCATTGTGCTGGAGGAGTACGGCGCGCAGCTGGCAGGAAAGACACTTGTCGCCTGCTGCAAGGGCATTGAACTGGAGACCGGGCTAGGCCCTGTTGCCGTCATCCGCGAAGTTCTGCCGGATGCGCAGGCCGCGCTGCTGACCGGGCCAAGTTTTGCCGCTGACATCGCCCGTGGACTGCCAACCGCGCTGACGCTGGCCTGCGGTGATGTGGAGCTGTGCAAGTCCCTTCAGGAACAGCTGACCACAGCCAATCTGCGCCTGTATCGAACCACAGACACCATCGGCGCGGAAATCGGCGGCGCGCTGAAGAATGTGATGGCGATTGCCTGCGGTGCGGTCATCGGCGCCGGGCTGGGTGACAGCGCCCGTGCGGCGCTGATGACCCGCGGTTATGCGGAGATGCAGCGCATGGCGCTGGCAAGCGGTGCCAAGGCGGAAACCCTGGCCGGGCTTTCAGGCTTTGGCGACCTCGCGCTGACCTGCACTTCTGACTTGTCCCGCAACTACCGGTTGGGCCTGTCCATAGGCCGCGGCGAGGAGTTCGACCCCAGTATCACGGTGGAAGGCGCCGCCACAGCGCGGGCCGTCGCGGAGCAGGCCCAGCGGATGGTTTTGGATATGCCGGTCACGCTCACGGTAACCAATTTAGTAGATCAGCGCTTGACGATCAGCGAGGCAGCGGCACATTTGCTTAAAAGACCATTAAAAGAGGAATAA